The Nonlabens sp. Hel1_33_55 genome contains the following window.
TTGGAACGGTCTTGAGTTGTTGAAGGAATTTCTACCTAGCGTCGTGGAATTTTCTTCAAATCACCGAATTATAGTTGCAGACAACGCATCAACAGACGGTAGCGTTGAATGGGTAAAGAATACATATTCTAATGTTGAGGTAATAGTTAATCAAGAAAACTTGGGTTATGCTGGTGGTTATAACGCGATCATACCTCAAATAGATGCAGAGGTATTGTGTCTTTTAAATAGTGATGTAGCAGTAACACCAAACTGGTGTGATTTCATCCTGACTGAATTTGAACAAGACTTAGATCTAGGAGCTGCGCAACCTGTATTGATGGATTATAATAATAAGGAGCGTTATGAATATGCCGGTGCTAGCGGTGGATTTTTAGATCATTTAGGTTATCCATATTGTCGTGGACGTGTTTTTGATTATTTGGAAAATGATCATGGCCGATATGATAATTCCATCGAGATCGATTGGGCAAGTGGTGCCGCGTTATTTGTTAGAAAAAAAGCTTTTGTCGAGGCTGGACGTTTTGATGAGGATTATTTTGCGCATCAAGAAGAAGTGGATCTGTGCTGGAGAATGCGGCGATTGAATTACAAGATCAAGGTTTTTCCAGAATCGAAAGTCTATCACTTAGGAGGCGGGACGTTGAGTAATTTGAATTCAAGAAAAACGTTCCTCAACTTTAGAAACAGTCTTTTTACCATCGTTAAGAACGACTCTCGCTCTCATTACTGGCTTATCATACTTCTAAGATTACTTTTAGATGGTGTTGCAGGATTCAAATTCTTGTTTGAGCTAAAATTCAAACACTTTGTTGCAATAATTAAGGCACACATCAGTTTCTATGGACAATTCAATGAATTGATAAAAAAGCGTAGAGTATTGAGAAATTCTAGGATGTCCTATGTGAAAAATAGTGGTGTAACTAGCATTGTATTAAGTTATTACATTTCTGGAAAAAGACACTTTTTCTAAGGAACCTTTCTTATAATTCTATGTTAACAATTCTTTGAGGTACCTTTACATTTTTACTTTTGAACGTTAAATAAACATAACAAATCCGATGAAAAAAATAGCCTTATTAGCACTAACTGTATTATTAGCAGTATCATGTGCATCAAAAAAAGATTTAGAAGCTGCTGAAGCAAGAGCTAGACTTAACCAAGAATTACTTGATTCTGCTACCGTTAAATTGAATGCTTGTCTTGCAGATGAGAAAGTGTCTGCTGCAGAGCTTTCTGCTTTACGTTCACAAGTAGCTGACTTACGTGCTAACAACCAGTCACTTATCGACAATACTGGAAACTTGACAACTCTTTCTAAAAAAGGAGCTGAAAATCTTGAGAAATCTTTAGAAAGTCTTCGTGAAAAAGACCTTCAGATTCGCACTCTTAATGAGGCAATTACAAGAAAAGACAGCGTTACTCTTGCATTGGTGCAGAGCTTCAAAGGTGTTTTAGGTAACATAGATGATGAGGACATTAGCATCAACGTCGAGAAAGGTGTTGTGTTTGTATCTATCAGCGACAAGTTATTGTTTGCTAGTGGTAGTGCTAACGTGAACAACGCTGCAAAAAATGTATTAGGTAAAGTTGCTAAGGTTGTAAATGACAAGCCAGACATCGAGATCATGATTGAAGGTCACACAGATAATCAATCAATCAGCACTGCTAAATTCGAAGACAACTGGTCATTGAGTGCTGCACGTGCCGCATCTGTTACTAGAATCCTTCAAAACGACTTCAATGTAGCTCCAGAGCGCATGACTGCAGCAGGTAGAAGTTACTATGTGCCAGTTGCAGATAATGATACTGCTTCAGGGCGTGCAAAGAATAGGCGTACAAGAATCATCGTACTTCCTAAGTTGGATCAATTCTTTGACATCGTAGAACAAGGAATGGAAAAGGCTAGAGCAGGAGAATAAATCCTAGCTTCGGTAATATTGAAAAGCCTCCTAGAAATAGGAGGTTTTTTTTATGCCTTAATAGAAAGGTTTTGATGAGGTTATTAATGAGTTCGCTTTCGCGAAAGCGATATTATCACGCACATAATTACTCCATAGAAACCATGAATGATAAGATATTTTAAAGCGGAATTAGTGGACTGCAAGTCGAGTTCTATTATTCGGAAAACGACTTATACTACAGAGAATATAGCAGCACCGTAAAGGGCAAATCGCAAGAAACGCAGTAAACCGATGATTACCCAATATTTGAAAGGGTATCGCAACATTCCAGCGACGAGACTACCAACTGAAAAAGGCAACGGCAAGAGCGCGCCCACTGCGATCAAGATGCCACCCCATTTTCTGGCCATGATCAATTGTTTGGCCATTTTTACTTCTAGATAATTGTGAATGGCTGGAATTTTAAGCGACCATCTTCCAATGAAATAAGAACACATTCCTCCAAGATAGGAGAGAAGTGCAATGAAAAATAGGTTGAGTGCAGGCTCTGAGGTTTTTCCTGCCCAGGCGATAAATAATTCTGGCGGTATCAGACCTAAAATCGTTTCTGAAACGAAAAAGAATGCCAATACACCGTAGTTAGGAAGTTCTGCCACAGCTAGTTCCAGCGCATCTGGAATAGGCATTACAGCAAAATGAAAGATGACCAGTAAACCAACGACTACTAGTACTGGTGGCATCGATTTCTTGATGCTTTCCATTACGAACGAGTAAAAACCGGTGATTTTATAATACCGATGTGCTCGTTGAGGCTGAAATTTATTTTTGGAAGAACCCATTCAATCGCGTTGGAATTTGCAAAAATAGGAATAAGCGCGTCTTTACATTGTTAAATTCGCATCAATAAAAATTAATTAAAAAAGTCAACGTTTACGGTAGTTTCAAAAGGATTTAAATTCCCTATTTTTGCAAATCCCAAAACTGAAAATAACATCATCTATGCAGCAAGAACCTAAATCAAAAATCAAAAAACTTTATGATTACCAAAAGCGTGATCTAAGTCAGATTTTTGATCGCATTGATGAACAACCAGATGATTACAAATTACTTTATCAGCTTCCAACTGGTGGTGGTAAAACCGTAGTTTTTTCTGAGATTGTAAGGCGTTATCTTAAACAAAAAAACAAGAAGGTTGTCATTCTAACACACCGTATCGAGTTGTGTAAACAGACCTCTAAGGTTTTGGACAATTTTGAGGTGAAGAATAAGATTATCAACTCTAAGGTTAAAGAGTTAGATGATCAAAAGGACTACCAGTGCTTTGTTGCCATGGTAGAAACACTTAATAACCGTATCCAAGACGATAAGCTTAAACTGGAAGATATAGGGATGGTTATTGTGGATGAGGCTCACTATAACAGTTTCCGCAAGTTGTTTAAGTATTTTGAACACTGCTTCATGTTAGGAGTTACGGCAACGCCGCTTAGTTCCAACTTCAAGTTACCCATGAAGGATAATTATGATGAGCTCATTGTAGGTGATAGCATTACATCGCTAGTTGAAAATGGTTTTCTTTCTAGAGCTGTAACGCACACTTATGATGTAGGTCTAAGTGGTTTGACCATAGGGATGAACGGTGATTACACCGTTAAGTCTAGTGAAAAACTGTATACTGATCATTCCATGCAGGATAAGTTACTGCAGGCTTATTTTGAAACCAGTAAAGGAAAGAAGACCCTGATTTTCAATAATGGTATACGAACCAGCCTTGAGGTAGAGGACACCTTTAGAAGAGCTGGTCTTGAAATTAAGCACCTGGATAACACCAATAGTAAGGAAGAACGTAAAGAGATACTTCGCTGGTTCAAGAAAAAACCTGATGCGATCTTAACATCGGTTAGTATTTTGACGACCGGTTTTGATGAACCGTCAGTAGAGTCCATCATATTAAATCGAGCGACAAAATCATTGACGCTTTATTATCAAATGATTGGGCGTGGATCCCGTATATATAAGGATCAGGAAGAATTTCAAATTATCGATTTGGGTAATAATGTTGCCCGTTTTGGTTTGTGGAATGAACCGGTAGACTGGCAGCAAGTATTTAGATCTCCGGATTTCTATGTAGAGAATATTGTTTCTGATGAGGAGATTGAGCGCAATTTCGTTTATAAAATGCCGGATGATGTCAAGGCAGAATTCCCTAATACAAAGGACTTCACTTTTGATATACGAGGTGCATACAAACGCATCACTAAGGAAAACCGAAAGTCAAAAGAAGTCCTCGATGAGAGCATTGCACAACACGTTCAATGGTGTGTAGAAAATAGTGAGGACGTTTTTGACGCCCGTATACTGGCAAAGCTGCTCAAAGAAGATATCAAGGATCGTATTCGTAGGTATTCGTACTGTATCATTAATAACACCAACAACTATAAAGATTGGTTAGAAGAGGATTACTACCGTAGATTAAGAATGTCAATACAACAAGAATTTGCTGGAGTAGAAAGTTAGAGGATGATGTTATCTCGCTTTCGCGAAAGCGTAATTATGTAAACTACGAAGCACTAAGCCTCCAAAAATTTAAGACAATAAAAAAGCACCCAATTGGGTGCTTTTTTCATTTGAAGTTATTTCCTAACCTTCCGTCAACATAGGGCGGTTATCTGAGTTTGCCAATTCCCACGCAGTTACAAATATCAACTGAGCGCGTTGGGCATATAAGTCATATTCAATCTTATCTGGAGTATCACTTGCCTTGTGGTAATCTGCATGTGTTCCATTAAAATAAAAGATTACTGGAACATTCTTCTCTGCAAAACTATAATGGTCAGATCTATAGTAAAAACGATTGGGATCATCCTTACCGTTGTAAGTGTAGTCAAGATCCATATTTACATACGTTTTATTTGCCTTTTCACTCATGTCATGTAAGTCTTGACTCAACATATCACTACCAATAAGATAAACGTAATTTGTTTTTGCTTCTCTCTCTGGATCGATACGACCTATCATATCAATGTTAAGGTCTGCAATTGTGTTTGCTAAAGGATATACTGGGTTTTCAGCATAATACTTACTTCCTTGAAGTCCTATTTCCTCTGCAGTAACATGTAAAAATAGAATGGATCGCTTAGGTCCATTACCTTCATTTTTCGCTTGTTTAAAAGCTTCAGCGATTTCAACAAGAGCTATGGTACCACTACCATCGTCATCTGCACCATTGAATACTTCACCATTGCGAGTTCCAATGTGATCCAGGTGAGCAGAAATCACAAGTACTTCTTCTGGCTTTTCAGAACCTTCAATAAATGCAAGAACATTTTCTGAAGTGATATCTTTCTTTCCAAAGAACTCTTTAGGAATGTTCTGAAAATACTCTCCATTTTGAGCACCACCAGGAACGTTCATTACCTGATATTTTCCTTTCAAATATTCTACAGCTTTTCTTTGTCCAGCTGTTCCAGTCATGCGACCTTCCATTTCGTCACTCGCATATTCGTAGAGTTGCTCTTTGAGCTCTGCTGCGGTAATAGTATTCATGTACTTCACCACTAATGGATCTTTCCCATCAGCCATCATTCTAGGCTCATCGTCAACAGGACTTATTGGAGCCGCTGGTGGAGCAGGAGGCGCCGGTGGAGCGTCTGTGCTGGAAGTTTTTGCTGAAGTACAGCTGGTAATTGCAGCGATCGCAAATGAAGCGATCAAAATAGTATTACGTATCATAGTTATAATTTCAATTTTGTTTGAGCACTTTATATTCCTCATAACATTCACTAATGGCATCGAGGATTTGAAGATCGTTTGCTCCGGTTATAAATTCTTTAGAATATTGACAGTTCCGCAATATGGCATCAATACTCACCTTATCCATTTGTAGCAGATTGACGAGCGTTTCCCTATCGTATTTGGATTGTAACAAATTGCGAATTTCATCCTGTTCTTTGATCCTACGAACCTTACTCAACGATTTTCCTTCTTTACCAAAGGTGTTGAATAAAAAGTCTACCGGATTAAAAATGGAGTTCAATGTTTTCTCAATAGCTCCAGGAGCCTTGTTTCCAGCTTCATAAGCTTCTGGCAAACCGCTAATACTAAATCTGCGAGTAGCATATATAGGTGCACGTTTTGCATCAATTTCAAGATAGCCTGTCAGACCGTTGTCAGTTACAACAACATCTTCAAGTGCGATTCCTTTTTCAGTCATGGAAATGGTGACATCGCCGTATTTTATCCAGTCTTCGGTAACTCTTACATTAATCGTTTGGAAACCTATATAAGAGAAATACAACGTGTCGTTGACTGCCGCTCTTATTTGGAAAGTTCCATCTGGTTTGGTAATCGTACCTACTACTTTGTTGAGGTTCACGATATTCACGTCCTGCAGAATAGAATCATTCTTTGCGTTGAGGACTTTACCATTAACAATGGAGATCTGTTGTGAGGTGTTTGTATTGTTGCTGTTTTCGCCTTGAGCGATACCCAAATAGGAGCCAAGGAATATAAAAATAACAACGAGTCTAATTGTGTTCATATGGAACTATAAAAATACGGTATGTGTACTGTTTTAAAAGGATATTTAGACAATTTTGATGCCATTTAAATGCGAAATCAGTTTTTTAAGCGCCTTTCCTCGATGACTTATAATTGATTTTTGATTCATGTCCATTTGAGCAAAACTTTTTTGATACCCATCTGGTTGAAATATAGGATCGTAACCAAATCCCTTCTCGCCCTGACGCTGGTGTAAAATCATCCCATTACAACGTCCTTCAAAAATAAATTGCTGCCCATCCATGAAGAGTGATATTACCGTGAGAAAGTAAGCAGACCGATCTTTATCGCCTGTTAGATTCTTGAGTAAAAGATCCATATTGTCCTCACTATCTTTATGTTCACCTGCATATCGAGCAGATCGCACTCCAGGATTACCATCAAGAGCCGGCACAATTAAACCTGTATCATCTGCAAACACAGGCATGTCGAATCTAGCTTTTATATAATCCGTTTTGAGAATTGCATTTTCTTTGATAGTCGCCGCCGTTTCTGGAATTTCATCAAATAATTGGACGTCTTCTAGGCTTAAAAGTTTAATGCTTTTAGGCATCATTTGCTGCACTTCTTTGAGTTTATTAGGATTGTGAGTAGCAAATATTAGTTCCATAATTATAGTGTTTTGGCAATTGATTTCAATAATTGCGTATCGACTTCATGTTTGATATCTGGACGATGTAATTCACAAGTGTCCCTAAATAGTAAATCAATTTTTTGCTGCTCCTTTTTAATTCGCTCATCAGTAAGATATTCATCTTTAGTTCCAACAATATGAATAATACGATTTGCCGTTTGCCTAAACAATTGTCCATCTTCTTCATTAAGCTCATCTGGTATGCTACCACTGTGGAGTATAAGCGCTTTGATAGACCTTGCATAATGCTTCAAATAACGAGTTGCAATAGAAACACCTTGAGAATAACCCATGAACACTAAACGCGGGTCATCTAGTAAATCTTCGATTTCTAATACCTGATCTATATAGTTGATGTTGTTTTTCATTTCCTGAACGGTATCTACTTTAGTTAGCCAACTTGCGCCAACGTGCTTGAATTCTTTTCCCAGATAGAATTTTGATGGAGCCTGAAGTACAAATACGGCATGAATATCTGGATCAAAGTCTTTAAAATACTTTTTAAAGAACCTTGCTAGATATCCTAATCCGTGAAAGCAGATCCAGATATTTTCCGTGCTTTTTTTGATAGGGTAGAGCACTTCGTAGGAGTTGGTGTGTTTGTAAGAAACCGTCTTTACCATAGAGTCAATTTGATAGCTTATTTTTGATAAAGATATGGACAAAGAAAAGATACTGTCGCAGTGCAATGCCATTTGTAAAAATACACTTATGGATACACTGGACATAGAATTCATCGATGTAGGTGCCGATTTCCTTACGGCAAAAATGCCCGTTAATTCTAGAGTACATCAGCCTGATGGAGTTCTCCATGGAGGTGCCAGTGTTGCCCTAGCGGAATCAGTTGGAAGTGCGGCTAGTTACCTATTTCTTGATACCGATAATTTTGCTATTAGAGGTCTCGAGATTAGTGCAAACCATACACGTTCAAAAGTAAATGGACATGTTTTTGCGACTGCTAGATTCCTACACAAAGGCCGGACCACTCAGTTGTGGGAAATCAAAATTATAGATGAAGAGGAGCGGTTAATTTCTATTTGTAAATTGACGACCATCGCACTCAATAAAAACGCTTAAAACCTTATCGCTTGCGCGAAAGCTTACTTACATACACCGCTAAATTATTATCAGAAAATCTGCCTTTTCTCCTGCTACGCAAAAGTGGTGGTGCCGAAGTTAAAATCATACATCAAGAATCAAAAAAGCTCTATAAAAAGGCACATGACACAATGTCAAGTGCTTTTTTTTCAAAGTTTTTATCATCTGATAATCAGTTTTATATTTATGGTGAAGTGATTAAAAGATTTGACTGGAATTTTAAGCCTTTCAAATCAGAAATAGCTACGGTTAAATTATCAAAAGACGTAAGATTGGCCCACGAAATGTTGGTTAGTGATGCCGTTTCTACAATCCAAAATACCAATTTGGAAAAGGTAGTTTTGTCTTTGAAACATCCTATTCAAGCAAAGAAAACTCCTTTAGAAATTCTGGGTAATTTGCTGGATAAATACTCGCAAGCCAACTGCTATTTCTTTTACCACCCAGCAGTCGGATCTTGGATGGGTGCGACTCCAGAAACATTGCTTTCCTACAACAGTGGCTTGCTTAAAACCATGTCTCTGGCTGGAACTAAATCGGCTGAAAATGATCACGAAAAACCTTGGGGAATGAAGGAGCAAAACGAGCAGTTATTAGTTACTGAATACATAGCTAAAGCGCTACAAAAAGTAGCCGATAGTCCACCTACTATAGGTCCGGTCAAAACTGTGCAAGCAGGTTCGTTACTGCATTTGAAAACAACGCTGGAAGTTCCATTGAGTTACGATAAAATTAATCAAGCGATTAAGGAATTACATCCAACACCAGCCATATGTGGACTGCCTAGAACAGCGGCACAGGACTATATCATCACTCATGAAAATTACGACCGTAGTTTTTACACGGGCTATCTAGGAATACAAAATCCGCAGGATCAAACTGCCGATTACTTTGTAAACCTAAGGTGTATGGAATTGAAAAATAATTATGTTGATTTATATGCTGGTGGTGGAATAACGGGCATGAGTGTACCACAAGATGAAGTTGATGAAATAGAAAACAAGCTGTCGACAATGGCTAGCATTGTATAGTATTTGCCAGGATTTATCCCAGAAAAATTCCAGCGGCACTTTTCACGGTCCGGCGCATCTCGTAAATTAAGATATAACTATAAAGTGCTATGTACTTAATAATGATCATATTGATCTAATGGTTAACAGTGATTAATGTACAACTTATTGTGATTCAACTGTAAGAATTTTACCATTCATTTTAAGATTGGTCCTTACAAAAGTCAATTCTTCCTCTTTTTGCAATTTAGCTTCAACGGTATTGAGCACTAAACCTACTGGTTATAGACGTAAATATTTCGATATGCTAACTACTAAAAGATGTAGTTAAACCACTATGATAAGGTTACCGCCTCTATTACCTTTGGGATATGATTACATCAGTTCTACACGCTCAACAGATCATTCAGCTGTTTAAGAAAAGAGAAATTAAAAACATCATAATTTCTCCTGGTTCGCGCAATGCTCCGTTGACGATAAGTTTTACTCAAGATCCTTTTTTTAAATGTTATAGTATTGTTGACGAACGGTGCGCTGGACATTTTGCGCTGGGAATAGCACAGCAGTTGCAAGAACCGGCTGTTTTGGTTTGTACTAGCGGTAGTGCTTTACTCAATTATTATCCAGCAGTTGCAGAGTCTTATTATAGCGAGATTCCCTTAATTCTGTTGAGCGCAGATCGTCCACCACATAAAATTGATATAGGTGATGGGCAGACCATCAGGCAAAAACATGTTTTTGCAAACCATATTCTTTGTGATACACAGTTGGAAATGATTTTCAACATAGATCAGAAGGAATATTTGATTACGAATGAACGTGAACTCAACAAGGCGATCAACACGGCAATTTCTAAACACGGACCGGTTCACGTTAACGTTCCTTTTGAAGAACCTCTCTATAATTCCGTTGAGAAACCATCCATTGAAGTGAAGGTAATGGATGTTTTAAAAGATGAAACTACAGAAATACCAGCAGAATTCTACGAACATTGGAATGCCTCAAAGCGTAAACTCATCATTCTATCGACGCTCAATCCGCCAGTTTTTGAGAAAGAAGATATTGACCGGTTAACCGCAGATGGTAGTGTACTTGTCATGAGTGAGGTAAGCTCAAACATTGTGCATGATAACATCGTTTGGGGAATCGACACCTTGATAGCTCCTATAGAGTTTGATGACAACCAAATCGCAGCCCTACAACCCGATATGGTGGTGACCATTGGTGGTATGATCGTTTCCAAAAAAATCAAACAATACCTGCGTAGGTTTGAGACTAAGATCCATTACCATATAGGTAAACGTAGAGCTTACGACACCTTTTTTAAACTTGCTGCACACATCAAAATCACTCCAAGAAAGTGGTTACACTCTCTACCAGCGCAAACGGTACCTAGTAATTACCAACATCAATGGTTGAATCATTTCAAAAATTATCTGGAAAAGCGTCCTAAATATTTCGACAAAATAGGTTGGAGTGACATGAAGGTTTTTGAGCTGTTATTCCAACAACTGCCAGACGATATTGTCTTACAACTAGGTAATAGCAGCACGATACGCTATGCGCAGCTTTTCAAGATGAACGCATCACACCGTATTTTTTCCAACCGTGGCACAAGCGGTATCGATGGATGTACTAGCACGGCAATAGGCGCCGCAGTTGGCTCTGGATGGCCTACGATCTTAATCACGGGTGACCTAAGTTTCTTTTACGATTCCAATGCATTGTGGAACAATTATATTCCCAAAAACTTCAAGATTATTCTCATCAACAACAGTGGTGGCGGGATTTTTAGAATACTTCCTGGCGAGAAGCAGGAAGATTATTTCAAGACTTACTTTGAAACCACACACGACATGGACGCTAGTCATTTGTGTGCAATGCATGGTTTTGGATATAGCAGGATTGATGATGAGTTCGCTTTCGCGAAAGCCTACAAACATTTCATCACCACTAACAATCAACCGCAATTGTTGGAAATACAAACTCCTCGAGAAGTAAATGACAAGATTTTACTCGAGTACTTCAAATTCCTGAGATAAAACTTTTGTTAACGTCTTTTTTTAATTAGCTTTAACTCATCAACTAATCCCTAAAAAATTGACAATGAGTAAATTTGATGAAAAATTAGAAAAGTACATGGCTTCCTATAAGGAACACATAGGCGGCAAATTGGACGAGGAATTGCTCAAAAAAGTAACCAAAGGTCTAGGACCATCAATCTACAATCGCGATGCAGAGACAGTAAGTGCAGAAAAGTCTGAAATGGAACGTGTAGTAACAAACTACTTGAAGAAAAAATTAGGACTCTCTGGAGATAACTTGCTAGCATCTGTAGAGGCTGTCATTGAGAAATATGGTAAAAGTAACCGCTCCAAATATCGTGCGGTTGTGTATTATTTGTTGTGCGAGCACCACAAAAAACAATCTGTTTACAATTAGAAGATTTTATATTGCTTTCAAGAAAATCCCCAACCGATTACCGGTTGGGGATTTTTAATTCAATGAATTGAAAAGTTATTATTCTTCAATCGCTGCCACTTCTTCAACAGTAACTATATCTCCTTTGTTCCAGGTTTGAATGGTATAATTCATAACATCTGCTATTTCTTCATCATCTAATCCTAAAGGCAGCATGACGCTGTTATAGGATTCTCCATTGACTTCAATCTCTCCTTTGAGTCCGTATTTAACGGCATGTATACTTTCTGTTCTCTTTTCAGTAAGCCAGTTGGATGGATTCAATGGAGGAAAAGCTCCAGGAACACCTTTACCATTAGGTAAATGACAAGTGACACATAACTCAGAATACACTTCGCGGCCACGTTTAACGCTTTCTGCAAGTGGATCTTGAGGTTGTTCTTTGACTATGGAATTTGTAGCTGCAGTTTCCTTTTTATTGGTTTCTCCACAACTTATCGCTACGGTCGCTAGGATCACTAAAAATGTATTTTTCATATTATAATTTCTGAATTCTGATTTGAAGCAGATGTGCTGCCAGTCCATTGATTTTATTAGCTAAGAGGATAAAATTGGTCTTGAGCTTACTTATTAGTGTTTGCTATCCTTTCAAATTGATCGTTTAGATATATCTGAGTACCACTTCTAAGAAGCCACTTTTATTGCTCGCTCACAGTTTCTAGGTTTATTTATCAATTCGATAAATTCCTTTTCCTTCAACACCTATATATATTTTACTATCAGGACCGATCTTTACATTACGTAAACGTCCTAATCCATCTACTAATTTCTCTCGCTTTGTCACTTGATCACCATCCATATAAAGCATTTCTAAGTATTGGAATTTCAAACTACCAACGAGATAGCTGCCAGCCCAATCACCATAGGATTCGTCTGTGACAACAGCAAAACCACTGGGTGCGATGCTAGGTACCCAATAGTAAATAGGTTGTGCCATTCCTTCTTTCTGTGTGATTTCAGTGAATTTGCTACCGCTGTAATTGATTCCATAACTTATGACTGGCCAGCCATAGTTGACACCAGCTTTGATAATGTTGATTTCATCACCACCGCGTGGACCGTGCTCGTTTGCGACGATTTCACCAGTAGTTGGATGCTTCAATAAACCCTGCGGATTCCTATTTCCATAAGTGTAGGCTGCGGTTTTTGCATCAGTAATCCCTACAAATGGATTGTCATCTGGAATACTGCCATCATCGTTGATTCTATAAATTTTACCACCATCACGAGTGATATCCTGCGGATTCACATCACGCTCACCGCGTTCACCTATGGAGAAATAAAGTTTGTCATCATTTCCCCAGGCAAAACGGCTCCCGAAGTGTTGCCCTTTTTTA
Protein-coding sequences here:
- a CDS encoding glycosyltransferase family 2 protein, with translation MKLAIVILNWNGLELLKEFLPSVVEFSSNHRIIVADNASTDGSVEWVKNTYSNVEVIVNQENLGYAGGYNAIIPQIDAEVLCLLNSDVAVTPNWCDFILTEFEQDLDLGAAQPVLMDYNNKERYEYAGASGGFLDHLGYPYCRGRVFDYLENDHGRYDNSIEIDWASGAALFVRKKAFVEAGRFDEDYFAHQEEVDLCWRMRRLNYKIKVFPESKVYHLGGGTLSNLNSRKTFLNFRNSLFTIVKNDSRSHYWLIILLRLLLDGVAGFKFLFELKFKHFVAIIKAHISFYGQFNELIKKRRVLRNSRMSYVKNSGVTSIVLSYYISGKRHFF
- a CDS encoding flagellar motor protein MotB; the encoded protein is MKKIALLALTVLLAVSCASKKDLEAAEARARLNQELLDSATVKLNACLADEKVSAAELSALRSQVADLRANNQSLIDNTGNLTTLSKKGAENLEKSLESLREKDLQIRTLNEAITRKDSVTLALVQSFKGVLGNIDDEDISINVEKGVVFVSISDKLLFASGSANVNNAAKNVLGKVAKVVNDKPDIEIMIEGHTDNQSISTAKFEDNWSLSAARAASVTRILQNDFNVAPERMTAAGRSYYVPVADNDTASGRAKNRRTRIIVLPKLDQFFDIVEQGMEKARAGE
- a CDS encoding YqaA family protein, translating into MESIKKSMPPVLVVVGLLVIFHFAVMPIPDALELAVAELPNYGVLAFFFVSETILGLIPPELFIAWAGKTSEPALNLFFIALLSYLGGMCSYFIGRWSLKIPAIHNYLEVKMAKQLIMARKWGGILIAVGALLPLPFSVGSLVAGMLRYPFKYWVIIGLLRFLRFALYGAAIFSVV
- a CDS encoding DEAD/DEAH box helicase; amino-acid sequence: MQQEPKSKIKKLYDYQKRDLSQIFDRIDEQPDDYKLLYQLPTGGGKTVVFSEIVRRYLKQKNKKVVILTHRIELCKQTSKVLDNFEVKNKIINSKVKELDDQKDYQCFVAMVETLNNRIQDDKLKLEDIGMVIVDEAHYNSFRKLFKYFEHCFMLGVTATPLSSNFKLPMKDNYDELIVGDSITSLVENGFLSRAVTHTYDVGLSGLTIGMNGDYTVKSSEKLYTDHSMQDKLLQAYFETSKGKKTLIFNNGIRTSLEVEDTFRRAGLEIKHLDNTNSKEERKEILRWFKKKPDAILTSVSILTTGFDEPSVESIILNRATKSLTLYYQMIGRGSRIYKDQEEFQIIDLGNNVARFGLWNEPVDWQQVFRSPDFYVENIVSDEEIERNFVYKMPDDVKAEFPNTKDFTFDIRGAYKRITKENRKSKEVLDESIAQHVQWCVENSEDVFDARILAKLLKEDIKDRIRRYSYCIINNTNNYKDWLEEDYYRRLRMSIQQEFAGVES
- a CDS encoding M28 family metallopeptidase, which translates into the protein MIRNTILIASFAIAAITSCTSAKTSSTDAPPAPPAPPAAPISPVDDEPRMMADGKDPLVVKYMNTITAAELKEQLYEYASDEMEGRMTGTAGQRKAVEYLKGKYQVMNVPGGAQNGEYFQNIPKEFFGKKDITSENVLAFIEGSEKPEEVLVISAHLDHIGTRNGEVFNGADDDGSGTIALVEIAEAFKQAKNEGNGPKRSILFLHVTAEEIGLQGSKYYAENPVYPLANTIADLNIDMIGRIDPEREAKTNYVYLIGSDMLSQDLHDMSEKANKTYVNMDLDYTYNGKDDPNRFYYRSDHYSFAEKNVPVIFYFNGTHADYHKASDTPDKIEYDLYAQRAQLIFVTAWELANSDNRPMLTEG
- a CDS encoding carboxypeptidase-like regulatory domain-containing protein, which gives rise to MNTIRLVVIFIFLGSYLGIAQGENSNNTNTSQQISIVNGKVLNAKNDSILQDVNIVNLNKVVGTITKPDGTFQIRAAVNDTLYFSYIGFQTINVRVTEDWIKYGDVTISMTEKGIALEDVVVTDNGLTGYLEIDAKRAPIYATRRFSISGLPEAYEAGNKAPGAIEKTLNSIFNPVDFLFNTFGKEGKSLSKVRRIKEQDEIRNLLQSKYDRETLVNLLQMDKVSIDAILRNCQYSKEFITGANDLQILDAISECYEEYKVLKQN
- the rdgB gene encoding RdgB/HAM1 family non-canonical purine NTP pyrophosphatase, whose amino-acid sequence is MELIFATHNPNKLKEVQQMMPKSIKLLSLEDVQLFDEIPETAATIKENAILKTDYIKARFDMPVFADDTGLIVPALDGNPGVRSARYAGEHKDSEDNMDLLLKNLTGDKDRSAYFLTVISLFMDGQQFIFEGRCNGMILHQRQGEKGFGYDPIFQPDGYQKSFAQMDMNQKSIISHRGKALKKLISHLNGIKIV
- a CDS encoding alpha/beta hydrolase, yielding MVKTVSYKHTNSYEVLYPIKKSTENIWICFHGLGYLARFFKKYFKDFDPDIHAVFVLQAPSKFYLGKEFKHVGASWLTKVDTVQEMKNNINYIDQVLEIEDLLDDPRLVFMGYSQGVSIATRYLKHYARSIKALILHSGSIPDELNEEDGQLFRQTANRIIHIVGTKDEYLTDERIKKEQQKIDLLFRDTCELHRPDIKHEVDTQLLKSIAKTL
- a CDS encoding hotdog fold thioesterase gives rise to the protein MDKEKILSQCNAICKNTLMDTLDIEFIDVGADFLTAKMPVNSRVHQPDGVLHGGASVALAESVGSAASYLFLDTDNFAIRGLEISANHTRSKVNGHVFATARFLHKGRTTQLWEIKIIDEEERLISICKLTTIALNKNA